The Meriones unguiculatus strain TT.TT164.6M chromosome 18, Bangor_MerUng_6.1, whole genome shotgun sequence genome segment GCGGGATAAAATGAAAGAGACAACCAAACACCTCCCTCAAGAGAAGACGGGACCAATCCGCccgggaaagggaggagggaagttTAGCCAATAAGCAGGAGAGACTGGCCTGGACATAACATACCTACCAATAAGAAACTGAGGTCTGTCTTCCAAGTTCACGGGGGGGGGGTCACTCAAGCAGATGCTGACCAATGATCTTAGAGGCCGAGCCAAGCTAAACCAATCAGAGGGCCGATCTGACCTCGGCACCGTTAGTGGGGAGCGGCCTCCGAGCTCACGTCAGGAGAAGGCCCCTGGCCTTCCAATGTGGTACTGGGGCAAATTCTAGTCCTCCCAATCCGTGCTCGGCGCAGGCAATTCAAACTGACAGCGGGTTAGAGAAAGCGGAAGAAAGAGTGAAGCCCGGCGTGTTCGGTGACTGACGCCAGGTGCGGACGGAACTTAAGCCGCGGCCTCTCATCCAATACCACTGCCCACTCCGGAGCGACCGCTGCCGGAAAAACCTTAAGGGTCACGGGCGGCGATTGCTGAGGGAGCGAGGACGCCAAGGGCCGTGGTGCAAGGGAGGGGACGCGCGGCCTAGCTCGGAGAAGGGGGCGCGGGACAGGGCCGAAGCCGGCGTGCCCTGAGTGGCGTTGAATCCTGCGAAGAGGCCGCGTGGAGCAGAGCAGGGATCGGAGCGCTCTGCAGGCAAGACTCGCACTGGGAGTTGTCCGAGAAGCGAAGCTTTAAAGGGTAGAGCCCCTTGGGAACAGGTGGGAATCTTTGAATTCCGGGGCGGGAGCTGAAGAGCTGAAGATTCTTGGAGTCCAGAGAAAGTGAACGGCGTTGTTCCCTTCAGCTCCACTTGTCTCTCCCCACCTCAAACTCCATTCCCTTTCCCACCCCAAGCCAAAAGCAAGAAAAATTTGCTGTTCCCATTTAATAAATACTAATTTTACCTTCCCACCAAGAAAACAACTCTCTTCCCAGTTTTAGAGCTTAAAGAACTCAAAGCCTTCCGACTTGGCTTGTTAACCTGGGGGAATCAAAGTACGAAGGGTTATTGCTTGTTCCCTCTTTCAAAATTCTGCACCTCGTTCTACGTGGGACGCTATGTCTACCAACAACTGTAATTTCAAGGACCGATGTGTGTCCATCCTGTGTTGCAAATTCTGTAAACAAGTTCTCAGCTCTAGGGGAATGAAGGCTGTTTTGCTGGCTGATACCGACATAGATCTTTACTCTACAGACATCCCTCCTACCAAGTAAGTCATACGGGCAGCCCTATAACTAAGTGGGCAGTGGATGGCTTGGATCCCTGGGGGTCAAGGTTATCATTTAGTGTTCCAGCCACTCCCATCAGCCTAATGATTCCCTTGGAGTTTATCTAAGTGGGCAGACCGTCTGGACAAAGTCTGTGGTTTACCCAAAGTGGTCAATACTGAGGTCATGCTTCTAGGCACTTAGAGTCATGTGACCGTGCATCTCTTAAATTGGCTCTAAGGCACAATGCCTTTTCCAAACACCCTTTCACACTGAAGCAAATCTTTAACAGTCACTTGGAAGGAAGCGAGTAATAATTCCTTTAAAGTGAATTAATAATGATAGTAAAACTGAACACTTTCATATATAGGAAAGTAAAGCTAATATAGTCTCTTCACCCCTTGAAATCTCTCATGAATTTCCTTAAGTATAGTCATTATTCATACAGAAATAAATGGGGTGCtattttgtttgtgtatgtgcacttttgtggtggggaaaaaaaagcaccaGATGCTAAAATTGTAGACCCAAATGTCCAGAAAGTTCTATGATACAATGTGTTGTTTTAGTTagacatgctcacacacaaactTGAAATATTCTATTTTTACAATAGCTATGGTCATAAGGAAGTCTCAGGTGAGCTATTACATGCTGGGAGTCTAGCATAGAATCTGTATTGTTTGTTGGAGTTATAATCACAATGGAGCCATGTGCTAAGATGGgtatttatcttattttgtcactctgtgtgtgtgtgtgtgtgtgtgtgtgtgtgtgtgtgtgtttgaggaggGGTGGATATGTCCATAGGTGCTCTTGAGGCTAGAAGTGTAAGATCCTCTGGAGAGGGCAGTTGTGGCTTgcatgatgtgggtgctgggaactgaactgcagccctctgcaaaagcaatgcatgctcttaaacactgaccTATCACTCCGGCTCTCACTTTAGATTGTTTTATAGTAGAAAATCTGCCACATGTTCATAGTGAGCGCAAATATTACCGCCCTGTACAAAGATTAACTATATATTTTAGAATCTAGTCAGCTCTGAACTTACGAGATTTGTGCCAAGTTACAAAAGTGCTATTGATTGTGAGACTGGAAAAATCAGGGCACTTGCATGCTGCAGGAATGTGAAATAGTAAAGCTGCTATAGGAAAACAAATTGGTGGTTCTTTACCAATTAAACACAGAATTGCCACATGACACATATAATTCCACTTGTAGGTATAAATCCAAAGAACTCAGATCAGCGCAGCATGATTCACAATCTGAGACAGGAGCAATCCAAATGCCCATTGACTAATCTAGTAAGTGAATAAAGACCGTTGCcttaaagaaaagaagtcctATCATGTGCTGCAATGGGATGAACCTTGAGTACATTATGCTAAATGAAACCTGTAACCAAACAATAAATGCTGTACGAGTCCGCTTATGTGAAGTATCTGAAGGAGAATAGGGATAAAAATTTTGGTATGTTtgactgtaattttttttaatcctccaGCACAGTGGATTTCATTGGAAGATGCTATTTCACAGGAATCTGCAAATGTAAACTGAAGGACATCGCATGTTTAAAATGGTAATTTGTGGCACTGTTGCAGATAGAGTTTGGAAGGTGATATTGACATCAAAACCTATAGAAAGGCTGTATGAATCATTGAGCCATTAGAAAAAAACATTTGTTTCTTAGAGCTATtctttaaaatcatatttatctgtttatgtacatgtatatgtgtgtgtggcatggcacgtgtggaggttagaggacaactatAGCACAAAGGTACAGTAAGCATTTTCACCATCAAGGTAAAAACCACTCATGGtgccattttaaaaaatgaaacaagacaTTCCCTGTATGTTTGCTACAGTTAGCATGAGATTTGTGAAAAGAAAATTTGAGAATGAGAAACTTGGTGATATGCTGAAGACAACCAAACTATTTTCAATTTTCCCTAGGGGCTGGAGATTTGTTTTGATTCTCCCTCCGAAATTACTGCAACTAAATGAGAGTTGCCATCCTATGTTTAGTTTACAAGGCCCATGCCCTCACCTACTTCTCTGCTTTGttgaaacaatttttaaatgcttcaacataaaaaaaaaattcaccttgTAGTAGTCCTGAGACTAGCAAAATCCTTTACTTATAGACCTGAGtttatttaatatgttttctcGGTATAGCACACATAGAGTTTTGAGTACTTTCTAGAACAAATCACATCCTGAAACTAGCCTTCAAAGAAAGTATGAATAACTGGAGCAAAGAAATACACAAAGATGTTAGCACTGTTTCACTTGCAGACTCCATAGGCTGTGAGTACTGTGGGGTAAGGTCCCTTCTCATAGCCAGAAACAGGCCATTTAGAGGAAAGGGGTGAAGCTTACAGGGTTTGTTTACATTAGCAGGCAAATGTTTTTGTGGTCCAGGTATTACCCCCTACAGGTGCTAACTACtaacaattcctttttttttaagtgggaacATTGTAGGCTATCATGTGATTGTTCCATGTagttcctgccttctttcctgcaACAATGGACACTTCTGGATGTTTCACAGCCAGTCCGTTTATGGTATTAACAGACTAGACTCCACTGGTAAGAAACAACTGTTTTACACGTTTCCTTGTCACATTCCTCAGTCTGTCTCTGAGGAGAATCCCCTGAAACCTTCACAGGTAGATTGGATCAGCAAGTGTGAAATATTCCCCTTTCCCCCACACATTCAGTTATGAAAACTACTAGCCAAAAATGTTACCACTTATCATTGAATTGAGGGAAGGGTTCAACTTAATCAAAAATTCTTAGGCTTTATTGTTATcctctggttttggttttattgagaTAGTCAccctaagtagcccaggctatcttCTAACTTTCAGTCTTCCTATCTCAGCCTCTAAAgtgattataggtatgtgccaccacatacTGTCTTTTTAAACATTGTATTTCTGTGAACTAGTACCTTAACACATATTATGTTACAGATACCTTTTGAAGTCAGTATATGGATAGTTGAggatgtgtatgcatgcacacatgtgtaaagaaaagaggaaaagggcCAAGGCAGTAAGGAATAGGAAGAAAACTGAGTATCCTCTATTTAGCAAGTCTTTGAGATAAATATATTTCAAGGGCTGAAGGAATGGCTCAGTACTTAAGAGCCTTAcccttacagaggaccagggtttggtttTCAGCATCCAGATTAGgcagctcataactatctataattcTAGTTCCCAAGGATCCTATAATCTCTTCTTACTTCCACAGGCCTTCCACAAGCCTGCATGCTTGTGGTGTACATTTAGACAAGCAGgcaagcacacatatacataaaacaaaaattaataaatcttaagctatatatgcacatatgtattaaCATGTATATtaataatttacaataaaattcTAGTCAAGGGAAATATTCAAGGCCAGTGTGTTATACAAATTATTTCAATAAGAAAATAGGctagggcctagagagatggctcagtgggtaagagagcTGCACAAGGGTGAAGACTTGAGCTTGAAACCCCAGCATCATGTAAAAGCCAAGCATGACTGAGTGTACCTATATCCCCCTTCACTTGGAAGACAGGAACAGAATCTCCTTGACAGCAATCTAGCCAAAAAAGCAAACTTCAAGGTCAgtgagagatactgtctcaaaggCATAAGTAAGAGTAATACAGGAGAACACCCGATATCCTCCTGTGACgtctgcacacatatgtgtgtgcacacacatatagaaaggagaaggaaaaagaaagtatattatagattattttttaacatctttactacattttatttagagttagggtgtgtgtgtatgtgtggtgtgtttaTTCATGTACATACACAATGTCATGCAttggagatcagaggataaccTGTGAGAGTCAGATCTCTCCTTGTTCTGTGTAGGTTGCATTCATCAAACTTGGGTTATCAGGCTTAGCAACGGgtggctttacccactgagccatcttgctcacCCTATTATCACTTCTTCTTTTTAGGCAGGGTTTTATGTAttgcaggctggcctcacactcactatGCAGCGAAGGATGGCTTGACCCAAGCTTGGTTTTATGAGGTCCTGGCAtttaaacccagggctttgtataTGCCAGACAAGTAGCATCTTACTAACTGAACTACATCTCTATCCTGGCATACTCCTTTAAAAGTGTGTATGTGGCTCTGtggccctgtgtgtgtgtttgtgtaatttGCTTTGATAGACTAAGAAATCATGAATTGCAGGCCAGGTTATCAAGGATTTTAGACCCTCCAATTATGCTTGTGTTTTTaagactggtttttttttttttttttttttattccctgggATTCAACAGTGGCTTTTCAATGCATCACTGCAgccttttaatttaaaattatacatatatgttaaGGTGGCTATTTTCAAGCAAGGACTCCTCTAACTCCTACAAGTAAAAGATAGGCTCCTAATTTAGTTTTTTCCACTTTATATTTGGTTTGCCGAGGGGACACATTCAAGAAAGTTTGTGCTTTGATACAGTTTTTCCTGCTTCACGGGATTCAAAATAGGGTGgagatttttcagtttttatttactttagaatATTGGTCAATTTTTCAAACATAAAAGACCAGCATTCTTTCACTTGTACTGACTCTAATCCATGAGAAACAGATGTATCACaggatttccttccttcttaaaaAAGAGGAAGGTGGTTCTTCTGTCAGATCCAATctccacatttatttattctccTTTGAACCGATTGTGCTAAGTTGCTTCGTGGTTCCTGAATACAAGCTCCAAGAATATCAAACTTCTCCTTTGTAACTCTAATATTGTGATTTAAAGTAAGATTTCCTGGATGCTTGTCAGGAGATTTTTAATGGCTTTGGAACTGTCCTTGAAATTATCTGAATAAGTAGCACTAAAGGAATGTATATACAAGTTATATAAAATTCTAGAATGTT includes the following:
- the Fam72a gene encoding protein FAM72A isoform X2 — encoded protein: MSTNNCNFKDRCVSILCCKFCKQVLSSRGMKAVLLADTDIDLYSTDIPPTNTVDFIGRCYFTGICKCKLKDIACLKCGNIVGYHVIVPCSSCLLSCNNGHFWMFHSQSVYGINRLDSTGVNFLLWGNLPETEECTDEEMLEISAEEYIR
- the Fam72a gene encoding protein FAM72A isoform X1 translates to MSTNNCNFKDRCVSILCCKFCKQVLSSRGMKAVLLADTDIDLYSTDIPPTNTVDFIGRCYFTGICKCKLKDIACLKCGNIVGYHVIVPCSSCLLSCNNGHFWMFHSQSVYGINRLDSTAVLFSPKSFVTTSGGTPTFLPLTDLSLGLRSTYRPPPLLVSRDLRRVPLSHQEADRCMMDNDCESHFRDCSLAECQLCSILAYASFPCQPQEPRHGI
- the Fam72a gene encoding protein FAM72A isoform X3; translation: MSTNNCNFKDRCVSILCCKFCKQVLSSRGMKAVLLADTDIDLYSTDIPPTNTVDFIGRCYFTGICKCKLKDIACLKWCKLSTLGQLARDRRMYR